A stretch of the Polyangiaceae bacterium genome encodes the following:
- a CDS encoding TonB family protein: MRVDKHLLELSLAVSALAHAGAGLVLPQRSFTAPSASAPVEFVALPPPPAPRVDEPPEPEPEPEPPPAKRAAPKPIAPAPAPKPTSAEPPAELSGTTLTAEGPGTSFAAPTGDGSERREPIQSGTAPASAPPPKPSAPATAPAPKPATSTVPLPDLARRPEPPALAGTLARHYPEDARRRGVGGQAVVRARVDSDGKVRTASVVSESEPGFGAACQRTLIGSKWSPPMDREGRPVGTWVRYTCRFRVGL, encoded by the coding sequence ATGCGCGTTGACAAGCACCTGCTCGAGCTCTCGCTCGCGGTGAGCGCGCTGGCGCACGCGGGCGCCGGTCTCGTGCTGCCGCAGCGCTCGTTCACCGCGCCGAGCGCGAGCGCGCCCGTGGAGTTCGTGGCGCTGCCGCCGCCGCCCGCGCCGCGTGTGGACGAGCCGCCCGAACCCGAGCCCGAGCCCGAGCCGCCGCCGGCGAAGCGCGCGGCGCCGAAGCCGATCGCGCCCGCACCCGCGCCGAAGCCCACGAGCGCCGAGCCCCCTGCCGAGCTCAGTGGCACGACCCTCACCGCCGAGGGTCCAGGCACGAGCTTCGCGGCGCCCACGGGCGACGGCTCGGAGCGGCGCGAGCCGATCCAGAGCGGCACCGCGCCGGCATCGGCGCCGCCGCCGAAGCCGAGCGCCCCCGCTACTGCTCCTGCCCCCAAGCCTGCAACGAGCACGGTGCCGCTGCCCGATCTGGCGCGCCGGCCCGAACCCCCCGCGCTAGCAGGCACGCTGGCCCGCCACTACCCGGAGGACGCGCGACGCCGCGGCGTGGGTGGCCAAGCCGTGGTGCGCGCCCGCGTGGACTCGGACGGCAAGGTGCGCACGGCGTCGGTCGTTTCGGAGTCCGAACCCGGCTTCGGGGCTGCGTGCCAGCGCACGCTGATCGGCTCGAAGTGGTCGCCGCCGATGGACCGCGAGGGCAGGCCAGTCGGCACCTGGGTACGCTATACCTGTCGCTTCCGGGTCGGGCTTTGA
- a CDS encoding biopolymer transporter ExbD, whose product MAAIQHDDDEMITGINVTPLVDVVLVLLVILMVTATYLVARTIPVDLPKAQTGEASTSPLSITLDASGTLYLDGTRVSKSELRARIGERRRREPGARAVIAADGSLAHRAVVSLVDLLRSEGITQFAINVDPSDLEDAR is encoded by the coding sequence ATGGCCGCCATTCAGCACGACGACGACGAGATGATCACGGGCATCAACGTCACTCCGCTGGTGGACGTGGTGCTGGTGCTGCTGGTGATCCTGATGGTCACCGCGACCTACCTGGTGGCACGCACCATCCCGGTGGACCTGCCCAAGGCCCAGACCGGAGAGGCCAGCACGAGCCCGCTCTCGATCACGCTCGACGCGAGCGGGACGCTGTACCTGGACGGCACGCGTGTGAGCAAGAGCGAGCTCCGCGCGCGCATCGGCGAACGGCGCCGGCGCGAGCCCGGAGCGCGGGCGGTGATCGCCGCCGACGGCTCGCTGGCGCACCGCGCGGTGGTCTCGCTGGTGGACCTCCTGCGCAGCGAGGGGATCACCCAGTTCGCCATCAACGTCGATCCGAGCGATCTGGAAGATGCGCGTTGA
- a CDS encoding RNA polymerase sigma factor — protein MTVNVDLSISYAGTDPDARAELCARLERGEPAAVGQVYDEHHEAVRAFAARLVGEPAAAEDLVHEVFVSLPRAIHGFRGESSIRTFLISIAVNHARHFVRAAARRRAALQKYSDEPPPSSPSPERDLRRRELANALSRALDELPLDQRVAFVLCDVEERTSSQAARIAGAPEGTMRTRLFHARKKLRALLEKEGFR, from the coding sequence ATGACCGTGAACGTGGACCTCTCGATCTCGTACGCGGGAACGGACCCCGACGCGCGCGCCGAGCTCTGCGCGCGGCTCGAGCGCGGGGAGCCGGCGGCGGTGGGACAGGTCTACGACGAGCATCACGAGGCGGTGCGCGCGTTCGCTGCTCGCCTGGTCGGCGAACCCGCAGCCGCGGAGGATCTGGTCCACGAGGTCTTCGTCTCGTTGCCTCGCGCCATCCACGGCTTCCGCGGCGAGTCGTCGATCCGCACCTTCCTGATCTCGATCGCGGTCAACCACGCGCGCCACTTCGTGCGCGCAGCGGCGCGCCGGCGCGCGGCGCTCCAGAAGTACTCCGACGAGCCGCCGCCCTCGAGCCCGAGCCCGGAGCGGGACCTGCGCCGCCGCGAGCTGGCAAACGCGCTCTCTCGAGCCCTCGACGAGCTGCCGCTGGACCAGCGCGTGGCCTTCGTGCTCTGCGACGTGGAGGAGCGCACCTCGTCGCAGGCAGCGCGCATCGCCGGCGCCCCCGAGGGCACGATGCGCACGCGCCTGTTCCACGCTCGGAAGAAGCTGCGCGCGCTGCTCGAGAAGGAGGGGTTCCGATGA
- a CDS encoding MotA/TolQ/ExbB proton channel family protein — translation MDIVRALNGLTQLGATWVLWFLVLLSVVGLAVAIERAVYLFGSRDDVSALSRDLASLLARGDLEKARHRLEESPSFEARIAVAALDSKDAQAAEERIAKESTLVKLDLERRLVFLGTLGNNAPFVGLLGTVIGIVRAFHALGSGAGQVSAGLMAEIGEALVATAFGLIVALPAVACFNFFQRVIRARLAGADALSREVLAHLKSQG, via the coding sequence ATGGACATCGTGCGTGCACTGAACGGCCTCACTCAGCTCGGGGCCACCTGGGTGTTGTGGTTTCTGGTCTTGCTCAGCGTGGTGGGTCTGGCGGTCGCCATCGAGCGCGCCGTGTACCTGTTCGGATCGCGAGACGACGTGAGCGCGCTCAGCCGCGATCTGGCCAGCCTGCTCGCGCGCGGCGACCTGGAGAAGGCTCGCCATCGCCTGGAGGAGAGCCCGAGCTTCGAGGCGCGCATCGCCGTCGCAGCGCTCGACAGCAAAGACGCGCAAGCCGCAGAGGAGCGCATCGCGAAGGAGAGCACGCTGGTCAAGCTCGACCTGGAGCGCCGGTTGGTCTTCCTGGGGACGCTGGGCAACAACGCCCCCTTCGTGGGCCTGCTCGGCACCGTGATCGGCATCGTGCGCGCGTTCCACGCCCTCGGCTCCGGCGCCGGGCAGGTGTCCGCCGGGCTGATGGCGGAGATCGGCGAGGCGCTGGTGGCCACGGCCTTCGGCCTGATCGTGGCGCTGCCGGCGGTGGCCTGCTTCAACTTCTTCCAGCGCGTGATCCGCGCACGTCTGGCCGGTGCGGACGCGCTGTCGCGCGAGGTGCTGGCCCACCTGAAGAGCCAAGGTTGA